In Amycolatopsis endophytica, the following are encoded in one genomic region:
- a CDS encoding thioesterase family protein, whose product MAQTEQQQAFFTAIGDELHPGRVSRSWWNPAMIHGRLLGGLAARTLEREQSEPGLHFSRLTVDLFRNAPLAPVTVETTRIRDGRRIRVADALVHAENGLVARATAVLLRTGEQPHGPVPATPAWDAPPPEELWEPRRQGWAIWRFDEHNQPLTSTRGAGKRRAWLRESRELVAGEALSPFVRAALAADTASPLAHASEHSLDFINADYTLSLSRLPLSDAIGLESSGHLDEDGIAVGHCTLHDTAGPIGFCHTTALANPR is encoded by the coding sequence GTGGCGCAGACCGAACAGCAGCAGGCGTTCTTCACGGCAATCGGTGACGAGCTGCACCCCGGCCGGGTGTCTCGCAGCTGGTGGAACCCGGCCATGATCCACGGCCGTCTCCTCGGCGGGCTCGCCGCGCGCACGCTGGAGCGCGAGCAGTCGGAGCCGGGCCTGCACTTCAGCCGGCTGACCGTGGACCTGTTCCGCAACGCACCGCTCGCGCCGGTCACGGTCGAGACCACGCGGATCCGCGACGGGCGCCGGATCCGCGTCGCGGACGCGCTCGTGCACGCCGAAAACGGGCTGGTCGCGCGGGCGACCGCCGTGCTGCTGCGGACCGGCGAGCAGCCGCACGGGCCGGTGCCTGCCACCCCGGCGTGGGACGCCCCACCGCCCGAAGAGCTGTGGGAACCACGCAGGCAGGGCTGGGCCATCTGGCGCTTCGACGAACACAACCAGCCGCTCACCTCGACCCGGGGCGCCGGGAAACGGCGGGCGTGGCTGCGCGAGTCGCGGGAGCTGGTGGCAGGCGAGGCGCTGTCGCCGTTCGTGCGGGCCGCGCTGGCCGCCGACACCGCGAGCCCGCTGGCGCACGCGAGCGAGCACAGCCTGGACTTCATCAACGCCGACTACACGTTGTCGCTGAGCAGGCTGCCGCTGTCGGACGCGATCGGGCTCGAGTCGTCCGGGCACCTCGACGAGGACGGGATCGCCGTCGGGCACTGCACCCTCCACGACACCGCCGGACCGATCGGCTTCTGCCACACCACGGCTCTCGCGAACCCGCGCTGA
- a CDS encoding GAF domain-containing protein — translation MHDDHAVLPPRLAASWQRSEQYGVSPEAVRPAFSGTVDRESLFYECGQQVLRDLHATLASEPVSLMLTDCDGLVLSRLCDDTSIIRSLDRVHLAPGFSYAERDAGTNGLGLALADRAPTLVSAEEHYCSGLWGYTCAAAPVVEIGTNRLVGSVNLTTWSRSSKELLLALAQSAAGNTAALMLARSHGHVAPQQPRGEVFRVFSDRLPGISLSQGWDDAFAEAREAMDRGRVVCVTGEPGAGKAALASMARRALRPRERILNARPPAPQDAASWLALWTPEVGKDDTTVVVSGTDALPAYAGEQLAQVFTSARGAYVMTAADHSGVPEALRALIDTVVEVPALRYRPDDVLPLAAHFARESRGRPVTFTPAASRALTAYPWPGNVRQLRQIVREAVAKADVVDTRHLPPEVFTSPGRRLTRIESVERDEIVRCLTKPGTTAAQAASMLGMSRATVYRKIAQYGIKVPRR, via the coding sequence ATGCACGACGACCACGCGGTCCTGCCGCCCCGGCTGGCCGCGTCCTGGCAGCGCAGCGAACAGTACGGCGTCTCGCCCGAAGCGGTGCGTCCCGCGTTCTCCGGCACCGTCGACCGCGAATCGCTGTTCTACGAGTGCGGCCAGCAGGTGCTGCGGGACCTGCACGCGACACTGGCCAGCGAACCCGTCAGCCTGATGCTGACCGACTGTGACGGACTGGTGCTGAGCAGGCTCTGCGACGACACCTCCATCATCCGTTCGCTCGACCGGGTCCACCTCGCCCCCGGCTTCTCCTACGCGGAGCGTGACGCCGGGACCAACGGACTCGGCCTCGCGCTCGCCGACCGCGCCCCGACGCTGGTGTCCGCGGAGGAGCACTACTGCTCCGGCCTGTGGGGCTACACCTGCGCCGCGGCCCCGGTGGTCGAGATCGGCACGAACCGCCTGGTCGGCAGCGTCAACCTGACCACGTGGTCGCGCTCGTCGAAGGAACTGCTGCTCGCGCTGGCCCAGTCCGCGGCAGGCAACACCGCGGCGCTCATGCTGGCCCGCTCGCACGGGCACGTCGCGCCGCAGCAGCCGCGCGGCGAGGTGTTCCGCGTCTTCTCCGACCGGTTGCCCGGCATCTCCCTGTCCCAGGGCTGGGACGATGCGTTCGCCGAGGCGCGGGAGGCGATGGACCGCGGCCGGGTGGTGTGCGTGACCGGCGAACCCGGCGCGGGCAAGGCCGCGCTCGCCTCGATGGCCCGGCGGGCGCTGCGCCCGCGGGAGCGCATCCTCAACGCCCGGCCGCCCGCACCGCAGGACGCCGCGTCGTGGCTCGCGCTGTGGACTCCGGAGGTCGGCAAGGACGACACCACCGTAGTCGTCTCGGGCACCGACGCGTTGCCCGCGTACGCGGGCGAGCAGCTCGCGCAGGTGTTCACCTCGGCGCGCGGCGCGTATGTCATGACCGCCGCGGACCACTCCGGTGTCCCGGAAGCGCTGCGCGCGCTCATCGACACCGTCGTCGAGGTCCCGGCGCTGCGATACCGGCCGGACGATGTCCTTCCGCTGGCCGCGCACTTCGCGCGGGAGAGCCGGGGACGGCCGGTCACCTTCACCCCGGCCGCCTCGCGCGCGCTGACCGCGTACCCGTGGCCCGGCAACGTCCGGCAGCTGCGGCAGATCGTGCGCGAAGCCGTGGCGAAGGCCGACGTCGTCGACACCCGCCACCTGCCGCCCGAAGTGTTCACCAGCCCCGGCCGCAGGCTGACGCGCATCGAGTCCGTCGAGCGGGACGAGATCGTGCGCTGCCTGACGAAACCGGGCACGACGGCCGCGCAGGCCGCGTCGATGCTGGGGATGAGCCGCGCCACGGTCTACCGCAAGATCGCGCAGTACGGGATCAAGGTGCCGCGCCGCTGA
- a CDS encoding PHP domain-containing protein produces MDPVQALRQIAFELERAGAPTYRVRAFRRAAAVVEELTAGELAARVRQGTLKALPGIGPATAQVVEQACAGEQPGYLAKLLEEAPAPDLSGLRGELKGDCHTHSDWSDGGSPPAEMAEAARALGHEWIALTDHSPRLTVANGLSAERLTRQLDVIAELNEKLAPFRILTGIEVDIREDGSLDQRDDLLDRLDVVVASVHSKLRMPSEPMTARMLAAVRNPLVDILGHCTGRIVVGRGRPQSQFDAEAVFTACRENGTAVEINCRPERMDPPDDLLTLAAELGCVFSIDTDAHAPGQLDWLRNGTVRAEAAGIGPERVLNTLGAAQLGG; encoded by the coding sequence GTGGATCCGGTACAGGCGCTGCGGCAGATCGCGTTCGAGCTGGAGCGCGCCGGCGCACCGACCTACCGGGTGCGGGCGTTCCGGCGGGCCGCGGCGGTGGTGGAGGAGCTGACGGCGGGCGAGCTGGCCGCGCGGGTCCGGCAGGGCACCCTGAAAGCCCTGCCGGGCATCGGGCCCGCGACGGCGCAGGTCGTCGAGCAGGCGTGCGCCGGTGAGCAGCCGGGTTACCTGGCGAAACTGCTCGAGGAGGCGCCCGCGCCGGATCTGTCGGGGCTGCGGGGTGAGCTGAAGGGTGACTGTCACACGCACTCCGACTGGTCCGACGGCGGCAGCCCGCCCGCGGAGATGGCCGAGGCGGCGCGGGCGCTGGGGCACGAGTGGATCGCGCTCACCGACCATTCGCCGCGGCTCACGGTCGCGAACGGGCTGTCCGCGGAGCGGCTGACGCGGCAGCTCGACGTGATCGCGGAGCTGAACGAGAAGCTCGCCCCGTTCCGGATCCTGACCGGCATCGAGGTGGACATCCGCGAGGACGGCTCACTCGACCAGCGCGACGACCTGCTGGACCGGCTCGACGTCGTGGTCGCCAGCGTGCACTCGAAGCTGCGGATGCCCTCCGAGCCGATGACCGCGCGCATGCTGGCGGCGGTGCGCAACCCACTGGTGGACATCCTCGGCCACTGCACCGGCCGCATCGTCGTGGGCCGCGGACGCCCGCAGTCGCAATTCGACGCCGAAGCGGTGTTCACCGCGTGCCGGGAGAACGGGACCGCGGTGGAGATCAACTGCCGCCCCGAACGGATGGACCCGCCCGACGACCTGCTCACGCTCGCCGCCGAACTGGGCTGCGTGTTCTCCATCGACACCGACGCGCATGCCCCAGGGCAGCTGGACTGGCTCCGCAACGGAACCGTGCGGGCGGAGGCCGCCGGAATCGGACCGGAGCGGGTGCTCAACACGCTCGGCGCCGCCCAGCTCGGCGGCTGA
- a CDS encoding DoxX family protein, producing the protein MARIPVSQTTLTPIVLGVVRIVVGALFACHGLQGFGAFGGVDGQGTGVPFGLWPGWWASVIEFAGGALVALGLGTRVAALLCSGTMAYAYFTVHAPLALLPMQNMGEQAALYAWLFLLIGVAGPGRFALAGLRRRRPAAREERVPAQV; encoded by the coding sequence ATGGCTCGCATTCCGGTTTCGCAGACGACGCTCACCCCGATCGTGCTCGGTGTGGTGCGGATCGTGGTGGGTGCGTTGTTCGCCTGCCACGGTCTGCAGGGTTTCGGCGCTTTCGGTGGCGTCGACGGGCAGGGCACCGGCGTCCCCTTCGGTCTCTGGCCGGGCTGGTGGGCCAGCGTGATCGAGTTCGCGGGCGGGGCGCTGGTGGCGCTCGGGCTGGGCACGCGGGTGGCGGCGCTGCTGTGCTCGGGCACGATGGCCTACGCCTACTTCACGGTGCACGCGCCGCTGGCCCTGCTGCCGATGCAGAACATGGGGGAGCAGGCCGCGCTCTACGCCTGGCTCTTCCTGCTGATCGGGGTCGCGGGCCCCGGCCGGTTCGCGCTCGCCGGGCTCCGGCGGCGGCGCCCCGCCGCGCGGGAGGAGCGCGTCCCCGCTCAGGTGTGA
- a CDS encoding glycosyltransferase 87 family protein — translation MSGSVRARVRLHRLTWGATAFLLLSVVAWVLVFQGFLDLHVYRTGALAWRTGVPLYSPGFAGMVPGMPLPFTYPPFAAIVFTPVQLLPWHVAKFAVTLASAAAMAVTTTITARRLLPDRAAANAVGMSVAALWFVFEPARQTIGFGQVNLVLMALVTADCLLPRTRWPRGLLIGVAAAVKLTPAVFVLFFLVRRQYRAAVTAFASFLACALAGLALAPGDTVEYWTKTLFDPERIGGLAYAFNQNVQAVLVRLLPEGTGRTALWAALAAAVMVLAVLAARRTRDDVTALLAIAAGGLLASPVSWSHHWVWILPGAVALLVHVRRGGSKTVSVIVLAIFAAGPHSWLPQTHDVERHWTWWQHLAGSSYVLLSVIALGVLAFRVPPYRTLYGGNSGSDALVEPGGRRYRPSRSGDTGGPGTGTDRPVTSGETEDVIDTVG, via the coding sequence ATGAGCGGTTCCGTCCGCGCGCGCGTCCGCCTGCACCGGCTCACCTGGGGTGCCACCGCGTTCCTGCTGCTGTCCGTGGTCGCGTGGGTGCTGGTCTTCCAGGGGTTCCTCGACCTGCACGTCTATCGCACCGGGGCACTGGCCTGGCGCACCGGCGTGCCGCTGTACTCGCCGGGGTTCGCGGGGATGGTGCCGGGGATGCCGCTGCCGTTCACCTATCCCCCGTTCGCCGCGATCGTGTTCACGCCGGTGCAGCTGCTGCCGTGGCACGTCGCGAAGTTCGCGGTCACCCTGGCCTCCGCCGCGGCGATGGCGGTCACCACGACGATCACCGCCCGGCGTCTCCTGCCGGACCGGGCCGCCGCGAACGCCGTCGGGATGAGCGTCGCCGCGCTGTGGTTCGTCTTCGAGCCCGCCCGTCAGACCATCGGCTTCGGGCAGGTCAACCTGGTCCTGATGGCCCTGGTCACCGCCGACTGCCTGCTGCCCCGCACGCGCTGGCCGCGCGGTCTGCTGATCGGGGTCGCGGCCGCCGTCAAGCTCACGCCCGCCGTGTTCGTGCTGTTCTTCCTCGTCCGGCGCCAGTATCGCGCCGCCGTCACCGCGTTCGCCTCCTTCCTCGCCTGCGCCCTCGCCGGGCTGGCGCTCGCGCCGGGCGACACCGTCGAGTACTGGACGAAGACCCTGTTCGACCCCGAGCGCATCGGCGGTCTCGCCTACGCCTTCAACCAGAACGTGCAGGCCGTCCTCGTGCGGCTGCTGCCCGAGGGCACCGGCCGCACGGCGTTGTGGGCGGCGCTCGCGGCCGCGGTGATGGTCTTGGCGGTGCTGGCGGCCCGCCGCACCCGTGACGACGTCACCGCCCTGCTGGCGATCGCCGCGGGCGGGCTGCTCGCGTCGCCGGTGAGCTGGTCCCACCACTGGGTCTGGATCCTGCCCGGCGCGGTCGCGCTGCTGGTCCACGTGCGGCGCGGTGGTTCGAAGACCGTTTCCGTGATCGTACTCGCCATCTTCGCCGCCGGACCGCACTCGTGGCTGCCCCAGACCCACGACGTCGAGCGGCACTGGACCTGGTGGCAGCACCTTGCCGGGTCCTCCTACGTGCTGCTCTCGGTGATCGCGCTGGGCGTGCTGGCGTTCCGAGTCCCGCCGTATAGGACGTTATACGGCGGGAATTCCGGCTCGGACGCGCTCGTTGAACCTGGTGGCCGCCGGTATCGCCCGTCCCGATCTGGCGATACCGGCGGCCCTGGCACCGGAACCGACCGCCCGGTAACGTCCGGGGAGACCGAGGACGTGATCGACACGGTGGGGTGA